In a single window of the Thermofilum uzonense genome:
- a CDS encoding ABC transporter substrate-binding protein: MLKKSLLRETTMTQQGFKNKRALVGTTALVVVALFLGVILGYFIAPRQSSSASTQIITVPIGALLPLTGDLSSFGKRNQHALELAVQDINAFAESVGSPFRFKLLVEDTATSPEQARAKIQVLAAQGVQAIVGPMASSEVSSVKQFADANKIVIISQSSTAPSLAIPGDYIFRVVPNDNYQGRALARLVWSSGFKSAVVIYRNDAWGKGLYDSFTARFQELGGRVAGIPYDPNAQDLSGEAARLAQQAAALGPDTAVVLVSFEDDGIRVIQAAAQNPTLAHLKWFGTDGSSGSSKMAQQIGDIIVSLGGLPSTNWEPASNPLQTAFKARFKSIYGEDPDAYSMNAYDAAWLIALAVMTTGQYNGETIAKALPTIAQHYYGVTGNTALDQNGDRSAGDYAAWAIVKTQEGYKWVTVATYTTASDTWSPVGS; the protein is encoded by the coding sequence ATGCTTAAAAAATCACTTCTAAGAGAGACCACAATGACTCAGCAGGGATTTAAAAACAAACGTGCACTAGTCGGAACGACTGCACTTGTAGTTGTAGCCCTTTTCCTTGGAGTCATACTAGGATACTTTATAGCCCCTAGACAATCATCCTCAGCATCCACTCAGATAATAACGGTTCCTATAGGAGCACTTCTACCACTTACAGGAGACCTTTCATCCTTCGGTAAGAGAAACCAGCACGCCCTCGAGCTTGCGGTTCAGGATATTAATGCTTTCGCCGAGAGTGTTGGGTCTCCTTTCCGTTTCAAGCTTTTAGTCGAGGATACTGCTACTAGCCCTGAGCAGGCTAGGGCCAAGATACAGGTTCTAGCTGCTCAAGGCGTCCAGGCCATAGTTGGCCCCATGGCGAGTAGCGAGGTGAGCAGTGTTAAACAGTTCGCAGACGCCAACAAGATAGTTATAATTTCTCAGTCGTCAACGGCCCCCTCTCTAGCTATTCCGGGTGACTATATCTTCAGGGTGGTTCCCAATGATAACTATCAGGGTAGGGCCCTGGCCAGGCTTGTGTGGAGTAGTGGCTTCAAGTCTGCGGTCGTCATATACAGGAACGACGCCTGGGGCAAGGGGCTTTACGACTCCTTCACTGCTAGGTTCCAGGAGCTCGGCGGGAGGGTTGCAGGCATACCCTACGACCCCAACGCCCAGGACCTCTCAGGGGAGGCTGCGAGGCTCGCGCAGCAGGCCGCGGCCCTAGGCCCTGACACAGCAGTTGTGCTCGTGAGCTTCGAGGACGACGGGATAAGGGTGATACAGGCTGCAGCACAAAACCCCACGCTAGCCCACCTCAAATGGTTCGGAACAGATGGTTCCTCAGGCTCGTCTAAGATGGCTCAACAGATCGGAGACATTATCGTTTCCTTAGGAGGTCTTCCAAGCACCAACTGGGAGCCGGCTTCAAACCCGCTTCAGACAGCCTTTAAGGCCCGCTTCAAGAGTATTTACGGAGAGGATCCGGATGCTTATTCTATGAATGCTTATGATGCTGCCTGGCTAATAGCCCTAGCAGTAATGACGACAGGACAATACAACGGCGAAACAATAGCAAAAGCACTACCAACAATAGCACAACACTACTACGGAGTAACAGGAAACACAGCACTAGACCAAAACGGAGACAGATCAGCGGGAGACTACGCTGCATGGGCAATCGTAAAAACACAGGAAGGTTACAAGTGGGTCACCGTGGCAACATACACAACAGCTAGTGACACCTGGTCACCTGTGGGGAGCTAA
- the moaA gene encoding GTP 3',8-cyclase MoaA — protein sequence MLVDRFGRPLNNLRISVTGKCNYNCIFCHREGEENTPDELTADDIELVASAAYKHSIKSFKLTGGEPLIRRDIAEIVSRIKQLGKDVEVSMTTNGFYLSEYAGKLTEAGLDRINVSFHGVSVEKYRVITRVDGRDRVIDGLKALREHGVPVKLNFVLTALNANEVRDLLEFASRFEANVNIIELIPTGRGKEQFDKIYFPVEKILPLIESMTVKVERRELHNRPVYVLNNGVRVEILANFCNPFFCQKCTRIRLTHDAKLKPCLNRNDNTVNILPILRTPSLNGDEKINALMEAIKEVNSKREPYFRLVNGKVVTADGSSCQLRDI from the coding sequence TTGCTTGTCGATAGATTTGGCAGGCCCCTGAATAACCTTAGAATCTCTGTGACAGGTAAATGCAACTACAACTGTATATTCTGTCACCGAGAAGGTGAAGAAAATACCCCGGATGAGCTGACAGCCGACGATATAGAGCTTGTAGCGAGTGCTGCCTATAAGCATTCAATAAAGTCTTTCAAACTTACAGGTGGAGAACCTCTTATTCGACGGGATATCGCAGAGATTGTCTCCCGCATTAAGCAACTTGGAAAAGACGTGGAAGTATCAATGACAACCAACGGGTTCTATCTATCCGAATATGCTGGAAAACTGACTGAGGCAGGTTTAGACAGGATAAATGTGAGCTTCCACGGGGTGAGCGTCGAAAAATACCGTGTCATAACCAGAGTCGATGGACGAGACAGAGTAATAGATGGGTTAAAGGCTTTGAGGGAGCACGGAGTCCCTGTAAAGCTTAACTTTGTACTGACAGCCCTGAACGCCAACGAGGTACGCGACTTACTCGAATTCGCGTCTAGGTTTGAGGCGAATGTCAACATAATAGAGCTTATACCTACTGGTAGGGGAAAGGAACAGTTCGACAAGATCTATTTTCCAGTCGAAAAAATCCTTCCATTAATCGAGAGTATGACGGTTAAAGTTGAAAGGAGAGAACTACATAACAGGCCTGTCTATGTCCTTAATAACGGTGTCAGAGTTGAGATATTGGCCAACTTCTGTAATCCCTTCTTTTGCCAGAAGTGTACGCGGATACGGCTAACACATGATGCAAAGTTAAAGCCTTGTCTCAATAGAAACGACAACACCGTAAATATCCTTCCAATTCTTAGAACTCCGAGCCTCAACGGGGACGAGAAAATAAATGCCCTAATGGAGGCAATAAAAGAGGTAAACTCTAAACGTGAGCCCTATTTCAGGCTGGTTAATGGCAAAGTTGTAACGGCTGATGGCTCCAGCTGTCAGCTGAGGGACATATAA
- a CDS encoding (Fe-S)-binding protein: MSGWENFNPEEAKVAMGSALKHLDPVMLHFFENCVNCGLCEVNCPYTAAGEEYGPVEKAELLRKLYRAQVQILPRIFPWLFGAGPPKTKEEVDEWVEKAYRCTNCGLCYVTCPFGIHSGEMIKVLRGYLARVGRVPTLLKAMIDAEASNTLLENKGLKEIWSNMLDKLREEGVEFNKKNAKYLYVTSLAEAMMTPGSVIGAVKLFKKLGIDWTMSDQPLSMRAPIGSLAGDDEATRVVARRIYDYIKDMNPEYIVLSDGGYPYTFFRFDLPRIIGEKPSFKVVHIVELVEEALHEGKIKFKTTSESVTWHSPCKMGRFGGLIEEPVKVLSQVSSGFVKLGSHGIFNKCCGGGSSIACIVPPTQEMMEKILGMSLQLTASEKSFLDKLYKDMLVAGKAKVDEIKETGASTVVTACVGCMHTIGMTTKAYGVNVKLKMLSEFLAENLE; the protein is encoded by the coding sequence ATGAGTGGCTGGGAAAACTTCAACCCTGAGGAGGCTAAAGTCGCGATGGGCTCTGCTCTAAAACACCTTGACCCAGTTATGCTACACTTTTTCGAGAACTGCGTGAACTGTGGGTTATGCGAGGTCAACTGTCCATACACCGCGGCCGGTGAAGAGTACGGTCCAGTAGAAAAGGCTGAACTACTTAGGAAGCTTTACAGAGCCCAGGTACAAATTCTCCCAAGGATATTTCCTTGGCTCTTTGGAGCAGGACCGCCTAAAACCAAGGAGGAGGTCGATGAGTGGGTCGAGAAGGCCTACAGGTGCACAAACTGTGGGCTATGCTACGTTACATGTCCCTTCGGAATCCACAGCGGAGAAATGATAAAGGTACTTAGAGGGTACTTGGCGAGGGTTGGAAGGGTTCCCACCCTGCTTAAAGCCATGATAGATGCTGAAGCCTCGAACACCCTTCTAGAGAACAAAGGCCTAAAAGAGATTTGGAGTAATATGCTCGACAAGTTAAGGGAGGAGGGTGTGGAGTTCAACAAGAAGAACGCCAAATACCTCTATGTAACATCACTGGCTGAGGCCATGATGACACCGGGCTCCGTTATAGGCGCAGTTAAGCTCTTCAAAAAACTTGGGATAGACTGGACGATGTCTGACCAGCCGCTCTCGATGAGGGCTCCTATAGGGTCTTTGGCCGGGGACGATGAGGCGACACGTGTAGTGGCGAGGCGCATCTATGACTACATTAAGGATATGAATCCAGAGTACATTGTCTTGAGTGACGGAGGGTATCCTTATACATTCTTCAGGTTCGACCTTCCTAGAATCATCGGAGAGAAGCCGAGTTTCAAGGTTGTTCACATTGTGGAGCTTGTTGAGGAGGCACTGCATGAAGGCAAGATAAAGTTTAAGACGACCAGCGAGAGCGTCACATGGCACAGTCCGTGCAAAATGGGCCGTTTCGGAGGGCTTATCGAGGAGCCCGTGAAGGTTTTAAGCCAGGTTTCCAGCGGCTTCGTGAAGCTTGGGAGTCACGGTATATTCAACAAGTGTTGCGGGGGAGGTAGTTCGATAGCATGCATCGTGCCACCGACACAAGAGATGATGGAAAAGATTCTAGGTATGAGCCTTCAATTGACAGCCTCTGAGAAGTCTTTCCTCGACAAGCTGTACAAGGACATGCTCGTGGCAGGTAAGGCGAAGGTCGACGAGATTAAGGAAACGGGAGCATCAACAGTTGTAACGGCATGCGTCGGCTGCATGCATACTATCGGGATGACGACAAAGGCTTACGGAGTAAACGTAAAACTTAAGATGCTATCTGAGTTTCTCGCTGAAAATCTCGAGTAA
- a CDS encoding nickel-dependent hydrogenase large subunit, whose amino-acid sequence MSVREVFIDPITRIEGHLALRALVDTTTRKPSEVWVYATMFRGFEVFLRGRPPEDAIHITSRICGVCGASHANASMHAVDMAYGVVPEPLGVVLRNMAFAMTDPLYDHPLILNMLGGPDYSELIVKKLTPRVWADAERTDAPHRDIHGFSKISDIMRALNPIEGKIWQLTVKYQRIAREGGVLIYGRHSHPSTIIPGGISTDLTNAEYLLIGYTYRLTKLTAWAKFLYAIWQDITWFYEEYENYKDQGLTYRRHNMVSGGVFDDPEVYSSLGETPEDIYKNIDKAASKRTIKPGAFVNGELVTKSYKEINLSIMEQVDRSFYEDWAGKFPLYTDKDPEGNPLLWGKQDPAYHPWNKITIPKPGARDWNGKYNWAATVRFVWKDGTVVPFEVGPIARLTVTAYQPNDFGSGNGVLKVTLPRSGGADDLPASVVEEMTLEWKAPQYSTTLQRVLARAFNVVVDVADAWHNVLRAVELVRSGKTKTSRPWVAPSRRTFGVGFTEAPRGTVRHWVIQEGGKIVNYQIHAPTTGNVSPKDKWGMSPFEQSVANSVITEEVPPEKWEGLDFVRAIRSFDPCIACAVHIQVGNIKTIKKMIVR is encoded by the coding sequence ATGAGTGTTAGGGAGGTTTTTATAGACCCTATTACGAGGATTGAAGGCCACCTTGCGCTGCGGGCTCTTGTGGATACGACTACAAGGAAGCCTAGTGAGGTATGGGTATACGCCACAATGTTCCGCGGTTTCGAAGTTTTTCTCAGGGGTAGACCGCCAGAGGACGCGATCCACATAACCTCGAGGATTTGTGGAGTGTGTGGAGCAAGCCACGCGAACGCGTCGATGCATGCCGTCGATATGGCTTACGGTGTTGTTCCAGAGCCTCTAGGCGTGGTGCTAAGAAACATGGCTTTCGCTATGACTGATCCCCTATACGACCACCCCTTGATCTTGAATATGCTCGGCGGGCCCGACTATAGCGAGCTCATAGTGAAGAAGCTGACACCCAGGGTATGGGCTGACGCTGAGAGGACTGATGCTCCTCACAGGGATATTCACGGGTTCTCAAAGATATCCGATATAATGCGTGCTTTAAACCCCATTGAGGGCAAGATATGGCAGCTGACCGTTAAATATCAGCGCATAGCTAGGGAGGGAGGTGTCTTAATATACGGCAGGCACAGCCACCCGAGCACTATAATTCCGGGCGGTATTTCTACTGATCTCACGAACGCAGAATACCTGCTTATAGGCTACACATATCGTTTGACAAAGTTAACAGCGTGGGCGAAATTCCTATACGCTATCTGGCAGGACATAACCTGGTTCTACGAAGAGTATGAGAACTACAAGGATCAAGGGCTAACCTATAGAAGACACAACATGGTTAGCGGTGGTGTCTTCGACGATCCGGAGGTTTATTCTTCTCTCGGCGAGACGCCTGAGGACATTTACAAGAACATCGACAAAGCCGCCTCAAAGCGTACCATTAAGCCGGGGGCATTCGTGAACGGCGAGCTAGTCACAAAGAGCTACAAGGAGATAAACCTGAGTATCATGGAACAAGTAGATAGATCCTTCTATGAAGACTGGGCAGGAAAGTTCCCATTATATACGGACAAGGATCCCGAAGGTAACCCGCTCCTATGGGGCAAGCAGGACCCAGCATACCATCCCTGGAACAAGATAACGATTCCTAAACCGGGCGCCAGGGACTGGAACGGAAAGTACAACTGGGCTGCAACAGTACGCTTTGTCTGGAAAGATGGTACAGTGGTTCCATTCGAGGTTGGGCCAATCGCAAGGTTAACGGTAACGGCCTACCAGCCAAACGATTTCGGCAGCGGGAACGGCGTATTGAAGGTTACCCTGCCTAGAAGCGGCGGCGCTGACGACCTACCGGCAAGTGTGGTGGAAGAGATGACCCTCGAGTGGAAGGCTCCACAATACTCCACTACGCTTCAAAGAGTCCTTGCACGAGCATTTAATGTGGTCGTGGACGTAGCTGATGCATGGCATAATGTCTTGAGAGCTGTAGAACTCGTCCGAAGCGGGAAGACAAAGACGTCTAGGCCATGGGTTGCCCCATCCCGAAGAACCTTTGGTGTAGGCTTCACGGAGGCGCCTAGGGGAACAGTCAGACACTGGGTTATACAGGAGGGAGGAAAGATCGTTAACTATCAGATACACGCGCCGACAACCGGCAACGTTTCACCCAAGGACAAGTGGGGCATGTCTCCCTTCGAGCAGAGCGTGGCTAACAGTGTCATCACAGAGGAAGTGCCTCCCGAGAAGTGGGAAGGTCTTGACTTTGTAAGGGCGATCAGGAGCTTTGACCCTTGCATAGCCTGTGCAGTCCATATACAGGTTGGGAACATAAAGACAATAAAGAAGATGATAGTGAGGTGA
- a CDS encoding NADH-quinone oxidoreductase subunit B family protein: MVLSGLGLNRRDFLKMAGTTAFLASLNWRELVKLAAAQAQSGSINIVWFEAQDCAGNTTALIQATEPDLIDVLGGSFYLVGPGNVKLVFHETVMPQWGESALDIAKAAAEGKLDPFVLVLEGSFPQDEKAGGPPGSDYYCFIGEENGKPISCVEWMRRLLPRAVAVVSIGNCASYGGLVANKVLDRVPGLPSSSWGDSPTGAVGFFDDPIRGIKGLVNLLPEAEPFRKFISGQCSLGPGEIRQDCRPAMAVPGCPANGDGQLRSLAALVLWAKGLLPLPELDRYWRPKFIYGQTVHEQCPRAGSYAAGDFRAYPGENSYRCLYAVGCKGPISNCPWNKLGWVNGVGGPTRTGGVCIGCTMPGFTDAYEPFYKPLQAPRVPSGLESVAAVAALLAGIGLAYGISKDIESKKASSLKEVGGEA, encoded by the coding sequence ATGGTCTTATCAGGCTTGGGCTTGAACCGTCGCGATTTTCTCAAAATGGCAGGGACTACTGCTTTTCTAGCTTCGCTCAACTGGCGTGAGCTCGTAAAGCTTGCCGCGGCTCAGGCTCAAAGTGGGTCGATCAACATTGTATGGTTTGAGGCTCAAGACTGCGCAGGCAACACTACGGCTCTGATACAGGCAACTGAGCCTGACCTTATAGATGTTCTCGGCGGCTCTTTCTACCTCGTGGGACCCGGTAACGTGAAGCTGGTTTTCCACGAGACCGTGATGCCTCAGTGGGGTGAGAGTGCCCTTGACATCGCTAAGGCGGCGGCCGAAGGAAAGCTTGACCCGTTCGTCCTGGTGCTGGAAGGGAGCTTCCCACAGGATGAGAAGGCCGGAGGGCCTCCCGGAAGCGACTACTACTGTTTTATAGGGGAAGAGAACGGTAAGCCAATTAGCTGTGTAGAGTGGATGAGGAGGCTCCTACCCAGAGCTGTTGCCGTCGTGTCCATTGGCAATTGTGCCTCTTATGGCGGCCTTGTCGCAAACAAGGTTCTTGACAGGGTTCCAGGGCTACCCTCCTCAAGTTGGGGCGACAGCCCCACGGGAGCTGTGGGCTTCTTCGATGACCCCATCCGGGGGATCAAGGGACTTGTAAACCTTCTCCCAGAGGCGGAGCCATTCAGAAAATTCATATCAGGGCAGTGTAGCCTCGGTCCCGGAGAGATACGCCAGGATTGTAGGCCAGCGATGGCTGTGCCTGGATGCCCAGCTAACGGTGACGGGCAACTGAGGTCTCTTGCGGCTCTGGTGTTATGGGCCAAAGGGTTGCTACCCCTGCCGGAGCTGGACAGATACTGGAGGCCTAAATTTATCTACGGGCAAACTGTTCACGAGCAGTGTCCCAGGGCGGGTTCATACGCAGCAGGGGACTTCAGGGCATACCCGGGCGAGAACAGCTACAGATGTCTCTATGCGGTAGGCTGTAAGGGGCCTATCTCCAACTGCCCGTGGAACAAGCTGGGCTGGGTTAACGGCGTTGGAGGCCCTACGAGGACGGGTGGTGTCTGTATCGGGTGTACTATGCCCGGTTTTACTGACGCGTACGAGCCGTTCTACAAGCCTCTCCAGGCTCCACGTGTTCCCAGCGGCCTGGAAAGCGTAGCTGCGGTTGCCGCACTGCTCGCGGGTATCGGGCTAGCCTATGGTATATCTAAGGATATTGAAAGTAAGAAGGCAAGTTCATTAAAGGAGGTGGGGGGTGAGGCTTAA
- a CDS encoding hydrogenase maturation protease: MKAEKKYLIVGVGNLLYGDDALGPLLAESLAECGANSINAETDAFTSASYIEGSRSVIFLDVFDPSYGPEGEVVRVRIDPRKLSREELSLLISRETGAHDVTPAHIVALAYASGTFNGEAWVIGPVVKETMFGQPPSNIVINSIEKILGVLEETLHEKLDKDCVRKRFSEKIEELKKKLF, from the coding sequence ATGAAAGCCGAGAAAAAATACCTAATAGTCGGTGTAGGCAACTTACTCTATGGTGATGACGCACTAGGCCCTCTACTTGCCGAGTCGCTCGCGGAGTGCGGAGCTAACAGCATCAACGCCGAGACAGATGCCTTCACATCTGCCTCATACATAGAGGGGTCTCGATCGGTGATATTCTTAGATGTATTTGACCCGTCATATGGCCCTGAGGGAGAAGTAGTAAGAGTTAGGATAGATCCCAGGAAACTATCCCGAGAGGAGTTATCCCTACTCATTAGCCGTGAAACAGGTGCGCATGATGTCACACCTGCACATATTGTCGCGCTGGCATATGCCTCGGGTACATTCAATGGCGAGGCCTGGGTTATAGGACCCGTGGTCAAAGAAACAATGTTTGGCCAACCCCCAAGCAACATTGTAATCAACTCCATCGAAAAGATACTAGGAGTTTTAGAGGAAACACTACACGAGAAACTAGACAAAGACTGTGTAAGGAAAAGATTCAGTGAAAAAATTGAAGAGTTGAAGAAGAAGTTATTCTAG
- the ppsA gene encoding phosphoenolpyruvate synthase: protein MSGKNTRLILWFEELTKEDVPIVGGKNANLGEMIRAGIPVPPGFAVTAYAYKRFIEEKGIKDKIYEIIRKHVPQGAAKPEDYMEASQEIRKLIESTPMPKDIEEEIRKAYRELSKRVGKTEEFVAVRSSATAEDLPDASFAGQQETYLNVKGEDDVVEKVRKCWSSLFTPRAIFYRESKGFEHERVLISVAVQKMVNSRSAGVMFTLHPVTGDRNKIVIEGHWGLGESVVSGKVTPDEWVVDKKSMQIVERNIVEKRVELVRDPKTGKNIEREIEPERRNAPSLTDEEVLRLAELAVKIEQHYGRPMDIEWAVDRDLKFPESVFIVQARPETVWSTRQQTGAETTSVKSVTEAKPVVKGLAASPGVAFGKAKICLTLEDAKTKMQPGDILVTKMTDPDWVPYMKIAAAIVTDEGGMTAHAAIVSRELGIPAIVGTREATKVMVDGKEYTVDAKTGVVYEGRVEELLGKKEEKAAAAAAAPIEIIYKPITGTKIYMNLGVPEKIKEYKNLPFDGIGLMRVEFIMASYVGEHPLYLLESGRGDVLVNKMAEGIALVAREIYPRPVVVRFSDFKTNEYRQLKGGEKYEPQEDNPMLGWRGVSRYISPQYEKAFRLEVRAIKKVREEMGLGNVWVMAPFVRTLWEAERFVKLLAEEGLESNRDFKVWAMAEVPSIIFLAEEFSRYFDGFSIGSNDLTQLTLGTDRDSAILPKIDPRYFDERDPAVRTAIAMLIEKAHKSPYGYRTVSICGQAPSVYPEFSEFLVRHGIDSISVNPDVVMQTRELVAQIEHRILLEKTLGIERVEEDLGWPVRREKPKLPRFARRVDELE, encoded by the coding sequence ATGAGCGGTAAGAATACCAGACTCATTCTCTGGTTTGAAGAGCTTACAAAAGAGGATGTGCCAATAGTTGGTGGCAAAAACGCCAACCTCGGCGAGATGATAAGAGCAGGCATCCCAGTCCCCCCCGGCTTTGCTGTAACAGCCTATGCCTATAAAAGGTTCATAGAGGAGAAAGGGATTAAGGACAAGATATACGAGATTATTCGTAAACACGTACCTCAAGGTGCAGCCAAGCCTGAAGACTACATGGAGGCATCCCAGGAGATTAGGAAGCTCATTGAGAGCACTCCAATGCCTAAAGACATCGAAGAAGAAATAAGGAAAGCCTACCGCGAGCTTAGCAAACGCGTCGGCAAGACAGAGGAATTCGTTGCCGTACGTAGCAGCGCCACCGCTGAAGACCTCCCTGACGCAAGCTTCGCTGGACAGCAGGAAACATATCTTAACGTCAAAGGCGAAGACGATGTCGTCGAAAAAGTCAGGAAGTGCTGGTCGAGCCTTTTCACTCCCAGAGCAATATTTTACAGGGAATCTAAGGGATTCGAGCACGAGAGAGTCCTCATCAGCGTTGCGGTGCAAAAGATGGTCAACTCTAGGTCTGCAGGAGTAATGTTCACACTCCATCCAGTAACTGGAGACAGAAACAAGATAGTCATTGAGGGACACTGGGGACTCGGCGAGTCGGTTGTAAGCGGTAAAGTAACCCCCGACGAGTGGGTAGTAGACAAGAAGTCCATGCAGATAGTCGAGAGGAATATCGTAGAGAAGAGGGTGGAGCTTGTGCGAGACCCCAAGACAGGCAAAAACATTGAGCGCGAAATAGAACCCGAGAGGCGGAATGCTCCCTCTCTCACAGATGAGGAAGTGCTGAGACTAGCGGAGCTAGCAGTAAAGATAGAGCAGCACTACGGGAGGCCAATGGACATCGAGTGGGCGGTTGACAGAGACCTCAAGTTCCCCGAAAGCGTCTTCATTGTCCAGGCCAGACCCGAGACGGTATGGAGCACCAGACAGCAAACGGGTGCCGAGACAACCTCAGTTAAAAGCGTCACGGAAGCCAAACCAGTTGTTAAGGGTCTTGCAGCCAGCCCTGGAGTAGCTTTCGGCAAGGCCAAGATCTGTCTCACACTTGAAGACGCCAAAACCAAGATGCAGCCCGGCGACATCCTCGTCACAAAGATGACCGATCCCGACTGGGTCCCGTATATGAAGATTGCGGCGGCCATCGTTACCGATGAGGGTGGAATGACGGCGCATGCCGCCATTGTTAGCAGGGAGCTGGGTATTCCGGCGATAGTGGGCACGAGAGAGGCGACTAAGGTAATGGTTGACGGGAAAGAGTACACTGTTGACGCGAAGACCGGGGTGGTCTATGAGGGGCGTGTCGAGGAGCTCCTCGGGAAGAAGGAGGAGAAGGCGGCTGCCGCTGCTGCCGCTCCGATCGAGATCATCTACAAGCCTATCACGGGAACAAAGATATACATGAATCTCGGTGTTCCTGAGAAGATTAAGGAATATAAGAACCTACCCTTCGATGGCATCGGCCTGATGCGCGTCGAGTTCATAATGGCGAGCTATGTGGGCGAGCACCCGCTATACCTCCTTGAAAGCGGGAGAGGCGACGTCCTCGTTAACAAGATGGCTGAGGGCATAGCTCTGGTAGCCCGTGAAATCTATCCGCGACCAGTAGTCGTTAGATTCAGTGACTTCAAGACCAACGAGTACAGGCAGCTTAAGGGAGGAGAGAAATACGAGCCACAGGAAGACAACCCTATGCTCGGCTGGCGTGGTGTAAGCAGGTACATCAGTCCGCAATACGAGAAGGCCTTCAGGCTTGAGGTGCGCGCCATCAAGAAGGTTAGAGAGGAGATGGGCCTCGGCAACGTATGGGTGATGGCGCCCTTCGTGAGGACGCTCTGGGAGGCAGAGAGGTTTGTAAAGCTCTTGGCAGAGGAGGGGCTTGAGAGTAATAGGGACTTCAAGGTATGGGCTATGGCCGAAGTTCCAAGCATAATCTTCCTCGCCGAGGAGTTCTCAAGGTACTTTGACGGCTTCAGCATCGGCAGCAACGACCTCACCCAATTGACGCTGGGTACGGACAGGGACTCCGCCATCTTGCCCAAGATAGATCCTAGATACTTTGACGAGAGGGATCCCGCGGTGAGGACTGCAATAGCGATGCTTATCGAGAAGGCTCACAAAAGTCCATATGGGTACAGGACCGTGTCCATATGCGGTCAGGCCCCCAGCGTTTATCCGGAATTTAGCGAGTTCCTGGTTAGACATGGTATAGACAGTATAAGCGTTAACCCCGACGTCGTGATGCAGACGAGGGAGCTTGTGGCCCAGATAGAGCACAGGATACTATTGGAGAAGACACTGGGAATCGAGAGAGTCGAAGAGGATCTTGGCTGGCCTGTAAGACGCGAGAAGCCGAAGCTTCCAAGGTTTGCAAGAAGAGTGGACGAGCTAGAATAA